A genome region from Coffea arabica cultivar ET-39 chromosome 7e, Coffea Arabica ET-39 HiFi, whole genome shotgun sequence includes the following:
- the LOC140011396 gene encoding uncharacterized protein: protein MAPYEAFYGRRCRSPIHWKEVGERKIINPTTIPWVEEAYEKVKVIRQRFQTAQSRQKSYADHRRKDLEFEIGDKVFFRITPLKGKIRTGKGKKLQPRYIGSFNVLQRIGNVAYRLELPASLSRIHDVFHVSLLKKYHPDPIHILPPENVELDESLTYEERPIQILDRKVKDLRTKQIPLVKVLWKHHEVEEATWELEKDMQEKYPDLFTTKGLLRKGTYRYRAVSAARLE, encoded by the coding sequence atggctccatatgaagcattCTATGGACGAAGATGTCGATCTCCAATCCATTGGAAggaagtaggagagagaaaaattatAAATCCGACCacaataccatgggttgaggaagcGTATGAGAAAGTAAAAGTGATCCGCCAGAGGTTTCAAACAGCCCAAAGCCGTCAGAAAAGCTATGCCGATCATAGGaggaaagacttggagtttgaaataGGGGATAAGGTGTTTTTTCGGATTACACCATTAAAAGGAAAGATCAGaacaggaaaagggaaaaagttgcaaccacgaTATATAGGATCTTTCAATGTACTTCAGCGAATAGGAAATGTGGCTTATCGACTTGAGCTACCAGCTAGTTTGTCTAGGATCCATGACGTTTTTCATGtttctttgcttaagaaataccatccgGATCCAATTCACATTTTGCCACCTGAAAATGTTGAACTTGACGAGTCCTTAACTTATGAAGAACGACCTATTCAAAtactggatcgaaaggtgaaggatcTGAGAACTAAGCAGATTCCTTTAGTAAAGGTTCTATGGAAGCatcatgaagtggaagaagcaacttgggagctAGAAAAGGACATGCAAGAGAAATATCCTGACCTGTTCACGacaaaag